The Stigmatella ashevillena genomic sequence GCCCCTGCGCCCACGGAGGCTCCTGCGCCCACGGAGGCTCCTGCGCCCACGGGGGCACCGGCCCCCGCGCCTCCCCCGGAGACCAGCCCCTCGGCCGCCCCGGGGCCCTGAGGTCGCCTGCCCTCACGGCGCTTTCAGCGTGCGGAAGGTGATGGAGTACCGCTCCTGTTTCACAGCAGGAATGCTGTGCTGCCACGTGCTCCGGGATTCGCCTCCCAGGACGTAGGCCGAGCGAGGGGCGAGCTCCAGCGCATACGTGCGCCGCGCCTCGCCCTGGTCACGTTGGAAGCGCATCCGGCATGCGCCGCCCAGAGAGACCCCCACCACCTGCTGGCCGAACATGGGCGCGTCCCGGTGCCAGCCAATGGCCGCCCCGGGCGGGTATTCGTTCAGCAAGGCCTCGACGAGTTGCTCGGGCGGCTCGCCCATCAGCACCGCGCACCGGCTCCTCAGTGGCAAGAGGAAGTCTGGCAGGGCGGGCCCAGGTTCCACCTGCCAGCTCTCGTAGCCGTAGAGCCAGCCAAAGTGCGCCGAGCGCCGCCTGGCCACCTGCCCCCGCATCCGGATCTCCGAGAAAGACACGCCTCGCAGGTGCGCCAAGAGCTGCGCCTCCTCGGCCGCCGTGAGAAAATCCGGGACATAGAGGAGCCCCTCTGGCCGCTCCTCTTCCTGTCCCGTCATGACAGCCATCCCTGGGAAACGCTCCTGAGCACTCAAGCCCTGGAAGCATAGGGATGGGCCCTGCCCATCGCACCCACGAAGGGGCTCGTCAGTAATTCGTGTAGAGCAGCCGATTGAACGAGCCTGCGGGCAACCCCGTCAACACCCCTTGCGTGGCGTTGTTGATGATGGCCGAGTTCACGATGGGGGCAGAGGCTGCGGGGTTGCCCTGAAGGTAGAGCGCCACCACGCCCGTCACGAAGGCGCTGGAGACGCCGCCTCCGCTGAGCGTCTGGTACGCGGTATCGCTGGTGTACCAGGCCGCCGTCGCCGTGCCGGGCGCGTAGAGATCCACGCAGGAGCCGTAGTTCGAGAAGGACGCCACGCTGTCGGAGACGGTGCTCGAGCCCACGGTGATGGCCTGGGCCACGCGGGCCGGCGAGTAGTTGCACGCGTTCGCGTTGTTGCTGCCCGCCGGGACGACCACTGGAACACCTGAATTGATGAGGTTCACCACCGCATTGTCCAGCGCAGTGGACACGGCACCACCGAAGGGAAGGTGGGCCACTGCCGGACTGATGTGGTTGGCCGTGACCCAATTCAGCCCCGAGATGATCCGGGAGGTGGTCGAGGCGCCCTGGCAATCGAGGACCCGGACCGACCAGAGCTTGACCCCCTTGGCCACGCCATGTTGCGCGCCGCCCACAATCCCCGCTGAGTGTGTCCCCACTCCCACGCAGTCGCTGGCATCTCCCCCGGGGGTGACCGCGTCGTAGCCTGTCACGACCTGGTTGGGTTGAAACTCGACGTGCGTCTTGCGGATGCCGGTGGCCACGATGTACGCGTTCACGCCCGCCCCCGTCAGGGAGTAGGTGAAAGTGCCATTCAACGGAAGGGTGTGCTGATCAATCCGGTCCAGCCCTGCGCTCGACGTCGGTTGGACCGTCTGGAGCGTGAAGCCCTCCTGCTCTTCCTGGAAGAGCCCATCCTCCTCGACGAACGCCACGCTGGGATGACGCGCCAGGGACTTCGCGGCGGCTTCGGACATACGGACGGCGAAGCCCCGCGCCGCGCTCGTGTACACCTCGAAAACCTCACCGCCATACCGGTGCGCGAGGTCCTTCGACAGGGCTTCCACCTCGCCCGTCCCCGCCTTGAGCATCACGATGTATTGCCCAGGAACGGCCCGATCGGACCTCAGGAAGTTCTCCACGGTGCCCACCGCGGAGGGGGCAACGTCCTCTCCGGCCGACATGTCCTGGCCGCAGGCCACCAGCGATAACAGCGACAGGCTCATCAACCGCTTCTTCGAGATCCACATGGGGCGACTCCCGGAGGCAAAGGGGGATTCGCCCATCTTGAGGGGGAGCCGTAAAAACCGACAAGATTGAAAATGCAGAGGCCCCCACCGTTTTCACGATGGAGGCCTCGGACGCTCAGGCGCGCAGGTTCGCGGTTACAGGAGCTTCATCAGCTCCGCGCGCTTGGTGCTGTACTCGTCGTCGGAGAGGACGCCTGCCTTGTGCAGCTCGTGCAGTTCCTTCAGACGCTGCGCCGGGGTACGGGAATCCCCGCCGCCTGCGGCCTCGGGCGCCGGGCCCTGAGGCGCCTGGCGAGCCTGCTGCTGGTTGTTCGCGAACATCTGAGCCATGCCCATGCCCATGCCGAGGCCCATGCCCTGGAGCGCGCCATCCGAGCCGCTGCCGTGGCCGCCGCCCTTCGCCATGCCCTCGGAGGCCCCCAGCATCGCCTGCCCCTGGGCGTAGTTCTGGAAACCGCCCGCCATGCGCGAGTAGGCCGCGTCCTTGGAGAACTTCTTGAGCGTGGCCTCGTCCTCTTCCTTGATGCTCACGTGGAAGTTGCCCATGCGCACCACGGTGAGCCCGTAGCTGTCCACATGCGGCTTGAGACCGGCGATGACCTCGGTTTCGATCTCCTCGGTGTACGCGCCGCTCGTCACGTCCAGCAGCGGCCAGCGCTTCTTCACCAGCAGCTCGGCGATGCGGTCGCGCGTCACCTTGAGCACCTGGCTCTTGAACCACCCCACGAAGTCGTCGTTGCTGGAGCGGCCCATGCCCACCAGGCCCACCACCAGCCGCTCCGGCTCGGTCACCCGGATGGAGAAGTCGCCGTACACCATCGTGCCGATGCCCAGGCCCGTCTCCGGATCGCGCACATCGCCAATGGGCCCGCCGAACTTCAGCCCGGTGTGCTCGCGCGTGGAGATGAAGAAGATCTCCGAGATGAAGAGGTCTCCCCCGGTGAACTTCTCCAGGAGCCGGGACAAGAACGGAATGTTCTTCGTGTCCAGCTGGTGCCGACCCGGCCCCAGCTTGCCCTCGACCTTGCCGTCCTTGACGAAGAGGGCGACCTCATCCGCGTCAACGGTGAGCTGCGTCAGCATCCGGACGTTCTTCTCCGGATACTTGAAGATGATCTCTCCCTTGGCCTCGTCCGCGCGGGCAATGAAATTGCGCTTCGTCTCGCCTTTGATCGTGTCGAAAAGACCCATCTTGCTCGCTTCGCCTCCGTCCGGACCGCGTCACCTGTAAGAACCCACGCCGCCGTATCTTCTATACGGATAGCGGCCAGGGGAATTGCATGCTCGCCCTTCGGGCGGGCCCCTGCCTACCCGCAAGATGCCAGTTTTACTCGGAATTGCCTAGCCGACCGAGAAAGCGCCCCCCCGCTCAGCCCCACCGGCTGATGAGCCGTTCACGATCCAGCAGTCGGACGCTGGCCACCAGGAGCACCCCATCCAGCAGGAGCACCACGAAGCCCTGGAGGGCGTAGTAGCCCACCCCCGCGTTGAGCCACCCCGCGATCTGCCCTCCCACCAGCCCCACCAACGGCAGCACCACCAGGGCCGAGAGTTGCTGGGCCGTGCGCGCCTCGGACACGCGCGCGGAGAGCAGCACCGCCACGCCGTTGCCAAAAAAGGCGAACAGGGGCGCGAGCACGAAGATGCCAAAGGTCCACAGCGCATTGGGCATCAGCGGCGCTTGCACCAACGGCCACGCCACCACGTCCACCCCCACGCAGAACACGAAGAAGGCCACCCAGGAGATGCCCACCGCGGGCACGAGCGAGGCCAGGCTCTTGCCCGCCACCAGTTCGGCGGCGGTCACCGGCGAGGAGAGCAGGGGCTCCAGCGTGCGCCGCTCCTTCTCCCCCGCCACGCTCTGCGAGGAGATGAGGATGGGGACGAAGACCGGCATGACCAGGAACATCCCGAACCAGTCGGTGAGCGTCTTGTCGATGAGGAACAGCGCCGCGTTCTCCCCGAGGAGCAAGTCCTGGTTGTAGTACTGGGCGATGACCCGCAGGTTGGGATCGTCCGGACGCGCCGCATACGCCCACACCACGCCAATGGGGACCAGGACGAACACCAGGGGCAACACCCCCATGGACAGCAGCAGCCCCACGTTCTTGCGCAGGTCCAGAAAGTCCTTCCAGAAAATGGCCAGGGCTCGCTTCGGCCGGAACGCCATGCTCACACCCTCCCCTGCCGGATGAGTTCCAAGTAGACCTCTTCCAGAGGCCGGTGCGCGGGAATGGCGCTGTGCACCCGCGCGCCCGCGTTCACCAGGCAGGCCAGCACGTCCGGCGCCTGGGACTCCTCGGTGAGCAGCACCCGCAGCTTGCCCCCCTCGCTCAGCACATGGGGCTTGAACGGCAACGCGTCCAGCACCGTCACGAAGCGCTCCGCCTCCCCCTCCACCCGCACCTCCAGGGACAGCCCCGCGCGCCGCAGCTCGCCCAACGGGGCCAGCGCCAGCAGGCGGCCCTGGATGATGGCGACCCGCGAGCACAGCCGCTCCACCTCCGCCAGGTTGTGCGAACAGAGCACGATGGTGCGCCCCTCCGAGGCCAGCTCCGCCACCGCGTCCCTCACCACGCGCGCCGACTCCGGATCCAGACCGGAGGTGGGCTCGTCCAGGAAGATGACCTGAGGGCCGTGCACGAGCGTGCGCACGATGGCCAGTTTCTGGCGCATGCCCTTGGAGAACCCGCCACAGGCCTCGTCCTCCCGCCCCGCCAGCCCGAAGCGCTCCAGGTAAGAGCGAACGCGAGGCCACGTGGCCGCCTCGTCCAGTTCGTGCAGCTTCATGAAGAAGCGCAGGTTCTCCCGCGCCGTCAGCCGTTCATACAGCCCGGGCTGTTCCGTGAGCAGCCCCACCGCGCCCCGCAGCGCCTCGCCGTCGGTCCGGATGGAGTAGCCCCCCACCGTGGCCTCTCCCTCCGTGGGCTGGAGCAACCCGGTGAGCATGCGCACCGTGGTGGTCTTCCCCGCCCCATTGGGCCCCAACAGGCCGAACACCTCGCCGGGCAGGACATCGAACGTCAGCCCCTCCACCGCGGTGCGCGTTCCGAACCGCTTGGCGAGTCCCCGAACCTGAATGCCGCTCAATCGATGGTCACCAGGATGAACTTGTTGTTGATGTCGCGATCGATGACCTTGACGCTCTTGCCAGCACCCACGGCGTTGCTCAGCACGCTGAGCCGGTTGTGCTCCACCAGGGCCCACTCACGGCCCGGCTGGGCGGCATAGTTGCGCATGCGCGCCGAGGAATCTCCCCCCCGGAACTGCTCCACCGTGTTGCGCGAGTAGAACGTCTCGCCCCGCCAGTTCATCATGAAGGCGGCGATGGGCTCTCCAGGCTGGCGCTGGCGGTAGTAGCGCCAGAACAGATCCCTCTGCGTCCAATGGTGGGACAGGCTCACCCAGTGGTACCAGTTGAACCAGACCGCGAAGAGCAGCGCGAACAGCCAGAAGCTTCCAAAGAGCACGCTTCGCGTCTGCCGGAGGGCCGCCACCACGCTGATCCCTCCGCCCACGGCGAAGGCGAATCCCAGCCCCTTCTTCACATTCACCGGGTCCATGAGGACCCGCAGCAGCGCGTCCTCGCCGAGCGGCCCCCCAAAGCCCTTCCAGCAGAGCAGCCCTCCCGCGAGGACGTAGACCGCGGTCAGCAGCAACAGCCCCACACGGTCCTCGTTGCCCTTGCGCAGGGCATGCCAGACGGTGAAGGCCCCCACCACCAGCAGGCCTGCTCCGGACAGCCCCAGCGCGGACATGCTCCCGCGGAGCACCACCGCCGTCAGGGTGCTCGCCCCCGCCAGCACCAGCAGCAGCGCCAAGACCTGCCCGGCGTAGGACTTCTCCTTCTCGGTGAAGGCGTCCAGGGCCAGGTAGGCCCCCACCAACAGCAACGCCGTGGCGATCAGATCTCCCATCCACAGCGGACGGGACGCCAACAGGGCGATGGGCTTGGTAACGAGGTCCGAGGGGTAGAGCCGGTCGTAGTTGTAGACGAAGAGGTCCGTGAAGTTCTTCGGGTGCTCCGCCAGGTCCTTGCCCACCAGGACGAAGAGGACCAGACCGAACAGCAGGCTCACCGCGTGCTCCGCGGGACCGTCCTGCCACAGCCGGTCGATGAAGAGCGCGATGAGAATGGCCAGCCCTGGCAGGATGGGGAACACATAGTGGTGGAACTTGGTCGCGCTGGAGCCCAGCAGCCAGAAGGTGAAGGCCACCCACAGCACGGCAATGAACGCCAGGTGATCCGCCCGTGAAGCCGAGCGCAGCTTGAGCCGGGACACGACCGCGAATGCACCCGGCAGCAAGGCCACCCACGGGAAGATGGCGTAGCCACCCTGCTCGATGAAGTAGATGAAGGTGCCCCCCGGCGTGGTGGTGTGCACCCCAGCCGTGAGCCGGTTCAGGTGGTCGTGGATGAAGAAGCGGTAGAAGAAGCCCTTGCCCTCGTCATCCACCGCTTCGAACAAGCTCAGGGTGAGGTACCAGGGCACCGCCACCGCGGCGAACACGAGCACGCCCGTCCCCAGCCGCATGTGGAACATCTGTCCCCAGAGCACGGGCATGGGCTGACGTCCCTCCCGCACCTCCTTGCGGAAGGCGCGCGACCCCACCCACTTCAGGTGCGCCCGGAGCGCCTCCATCTTCCAGGGGATGACCGCCAGCAGCGCGTAGATGAGCAGGATGACGGCCGGCAGCCCCACGCCCAGCAGCCCTTTGGCCAGCGCGGACAGTCCACAGAAGATGTAGAAGGCATACCACCAAGCGGTCCGGTGCTTTGCCGTCTCGTCGAGCTGTCCGATGAGCGCGCACGCCATGGCGCAGACCAGCGTGGCGACGAACGGCGTATCCGTCACCGTCTGCCGCGTGAGCAGGAAGTACAGCGGCATGGTGGCCAGCACGAAGCCCGTGGCCAGTCCCGCCCGGAGGCTGACGATCCGCGACACCGCCAACGACAGCAGCGACACCGCGGCGATGCTCAACAGGGCAAACGGCACCCGCATGCCCCACTCGGTGTAGCGGCCCAGCTCCCCCGGCGCATCCAGGGAGCCCACCACCTTCATCCCCAATGCCTGGAGCCACATCGTCATCGGCGGCTTGGAGAAGAACCACGCGCTCTCCCAGAAGGGGTACACGTAGTCGTTGCGCTGCACCATCATCCGCGCCACTTCCCCGTAGTGCGTCTCCCAGGGATCCCACAGCCCCACCGCGCCCAGGTACGGCAGGAAGAGGAGCGCCGCCAGCGCCGAAGTCGCCAACACCACCCGGGCCGTCAACGGCAGCCGCATCCAGCGCTTCACCCACGCTTCTTCGTGGAGGCGCTTGCCGAGCAACACTTCGGCGAAGGTCTCTGCCTGCTGCTGCTTGCCGTCACTCGCCACGGAAAAGGATGCCTCCGTCTGGGTCCAGCCCGCGCTCACCACGGGTGCCGGGTCTTATAGCCGCCGTCCGGCCCTGGGTCGACCACCGCCAGAGGCGCCCGGGCCCTTCCAACCGTCCGAGCGTGCTAGGGACCGGGCGTCACCGTCGCGCGAAGCGCGGCCTCCGCGGCCCGCAGTCTCGGATCCAAGGGGTCCACACGCCGCGCCTCCTCCAGCCGCCGGAGCGCCCCCTCGGCATCCCCTCGGGCCAATTCGCAGCGCACCCCCGCCTCCAGGGCCATCGCCTCGGAAGGCCCATACACCAGCGCCTCCTCGGCCGCGCGGCATCCCTCCTCCACGTGTCCGGACTCGAAGAAGGCCCGCGCCAACTCCACCCGCGTTCCGACCCACGAGGGAGACAGCTTCACGGCCGCCTCGAGGGGTTCCACCGCCTGCGCGGGCTGCCCCCACCTTCGCAGCGTCGTGCCCAGCGCATGCAAGGGCGCCCCGGCACCGGGCACGAGCAGGGCCCGCGCCCGGGCCTCGCGCAACACCGCGGGCTCATCCAGGCGCAGCTCCGCCACCATCCGCTCCACCACGGCGGCGTAGCGCGGATAGGCCGCGGGCCAGGTGAAGACGAGCTGATAGACGAAGTCCCCTTGCGGCACGAAGAACGCCATCAAGTGGGTGACGCCCTCGGGCCCCTGAAGCTCCGCTCGAATGCGCTGGGCCCTCCGGCCATTCACCCGCGCTGGCTCCGGCCCCTGGATCCGGAGAGGCGGCCCTTCGGGCCCGGGCGCCCTCGATGCGAGCGCCGTCTCCAGGAAGCGCCGTGCTTGAAGCTCGCCATCCCCGGGCTCTCCCGTGTCGATGGCCTCCGCGGCGAAGCTGGCCCGCCCCACCCCGGGCAGCCCGTTGGAGAAGGCCACCCGGCCAAACCGGTCCGCCCCCTGGCGCCACCCCCGGGGCATCGTCACCGACACCCCGAACACGCCATCCCGCTCCACCCGCCAGGTGGAGCGCCCGAGCACCCCGAGCGCCGCGCACGCCACGGCCACCAGCACCACCCCGCCCGCGCGGAGCCACCCCACGCTCCGGGGCTCCTCCGGGGTGAGCGTCCGAGGGACCAGGAACACCCCAACCCACAAGCCCGCCACGAAGCCACCCAGGTGCCCGGCGTTGTCCACGCCCGCCGACGTCCAGCCCATCCAAAGGAAAACGAGCACCGTGGGCAGCACCCCCTCGCCCGCCATCCGCCGCGCCAGGGGCGACAGCACGGCCCGGTGCCGCCTGCCCAAAACGATGAGCCCGCCCACACAGCCATAGGCCATACCCGACGCGCCCACGCTCACCTCCTCGGCCCATAATAAGGAGGAGGTCATGGTGGACAGCCCCGAGGCCACCAGCAACGCCGCATAGTCCCACCGCCGCCACGTCCCCTCCAGCACCCACCCCACGGCCAGCAGCACCAGCATGTTGAGGCCCACGTGCGCCCCATCCCGGTGGAGGAAGTTGGCCGTCACCAGCCGCCACGGCTCACCGGCCTCTGTCATGAGAGGACCTACCTTGGCGCCGAAGCGAACCATGGCGTCCACATCCAGCGGCCCCGCGGAGGAGGTCCCTGCGTACACACTGAACTGGACCAGCACCACGCCCAGTGTTACCCAGGGCAGCCGCTTCCAGCGGTCCTCTGAGGGACCGTCTTGCGACAAGGGTCCCTCGGGAGGGGACTTCACGAGGGCCAGCCCCGCTGCTCCTTCTCCCAGAGGGGCAGCAGTCCGGCCAGGTGCCGGATGGACAACAGCCCCCTTCGTGGCCACACAATCCCGAAAAGCCCTGTCATTTGGAGGGGATGCATGTCTTGTAACGATTCAGCCCCTTCTGCTATAGCTGTAAGCGGATCCGACCCGTGCTGAAGCTCATCATCGAAGACGACGAGGGGCGCAAGACCGTTGTTCCCTTCGTACGTGAAGAGATCACTATCGGCCGTCAGGAAGGCAACACCATCCGCCTGACGGAACGAAACGTGTCGCGCCGCCATGCCCGGTTGCTGCGCCAGAACGGGCACGTCGTGGTGGAGGACCTGGGCAGTTCCAACGGGACCCGCATCAACGGCGAGCGCATCAGTGGTCAGTCCGCCATCAAGGATGGCGACCTGCTTCAGATCGGCGACTACGATCTGGCCCTCCAGAACGAGGCAGCCCTCGCGGCCAGCAAGGCCGCCTCGTCGGCGTCCTCCGCGTCGTCGCGGCCCACCCTCCCGGCGGCCCCCGCGCTCAGGGGTTCGGAAGAGCCCAGCGACCCGAATGGCTCCGCGACGGAGGCCGAGACGGAGCTGGAAACGCCCGTCCAGGACGAGGCCTCCGGTCCCTCCACCGGCCCCGAGGGCCGCCGCCACTCCACCTCCATCATCCGGATGGACCAGGTGGAGTCCACGCGCACGCGCAAGGTGCAGGAGCTGGATGCCGCCCAGGCGCCCCGGCTCGTGGTGGTGAGCTCCGAGCTCAAGGGCCAGGAGTTCTCGTGCTTGCGCACGGAGATGCGCGTGGGCCGCACCGATGACAACGACATCGTCATCGACCACCGCTCCCTGTCGCGCACCCACGCCAAGATCGTCCGCGAGGACAACGGTGAGTGGCGCGTCATCGACATGCAGTCGGCCAATGGGATGACCATCAACGGGGAGAGCTACGCCCAGGCCACGCTGAACGGTGGAGACATCATCGAGCTGGGCCACGTGAAGCTGCGCTTCGTGGGGCCCGGCGAGTCCTCTGCTGCCTCGGGGAAGGGGTTTGGCAAGGTCGCCCTCTTTATAGGGCTGGGGCTCCTGGTGGTGGGAGGCGGGGTCTTCTTCTTCCTCGCCGGCCCATCGGACATCCCTCCGGCGCAGCCCATTCCCGTCACCGAGAAGCCATCCCCTCCCCCGGTGAAGAACGAGCCCCCTCCCGCCCAGGAGGAGCCGCCCCCGGAGACGCAGACGCCCGAGCAGGTGGCCGCGCCCGTCGAGCCGAAGCCCACCCCCGTCCCCCCGCCTCCCACCCCACCGGCGGGACCCACGGCGGCGGAGCTGGCCCAGCAGAAGCTCACCGCGTTGATTCAGGAAGCCCAGCAGGCCTTGAACGCGGGCAATCTGGAGAAGGCCGAGGACACCCTCGGCAAGACCCGCAAGGACGGCAAGCTGCCCCCCGAGGCCCAGGAAGTGGCCTCCGTGCTGGACGCCGAGAAGAAGGCGGACAAGGCCCTCCGGGAGGGACAGCTGGCGCTCAAGAACAAGCGCTACGACGAGGTCGACCGGCAGCTGGCGCTCGCCCAGAACTCCACGCTGTTCGCCAAGAGCCGGGAGGATCTGGCCACAGCCCTGGCCAAGGTCCGCGAGGCCCAGGCCAAGGCCGAGCCCAAGCCTCTTCCCACCGTTCCGGTCAAACCGCCTCCCTCCGCCCCCGGCCCTTCCACGCCCAGCGCGCAGGAACAGGCGCGGGCCGCCTACAGTGACGCGGTGAAGCTGTTCAAGGCCCGGCAAATCGACAGCGCCGTCATCCAGGGTAAAAAGTGCGTGGAGCTTGATTCCAGCAACGGTGAATGCCACATGGTGCTCGGCGCGGCGTACGCCACGCTCAAGGACATGACCAAGGCCGCCGAGCACTACCGCCAGTTCCTGAAACTGGCCCCGGATCACAAGCAGGCGCCGAAGGTCAAGAAGAGCCTGGAAGAATACGAGAGCCAGAACCCCAATCGATAAGACGGATTCGGCCCATCCGTTCAACCCCAGTTTCCCAACCGCAGGCGAGGAGTGGCTGTGCAGATCCGCATCCTGGTTGTCGATGACGAGCAGGACAACTGCGACTACCTGAAGCTGGTGCTGACCCGGGAGGGCTACGAGGTCATCACCACCACGGATCCCACCCAGACGGTGGACATCCTTCGGGGGTCCGACTTCCACCTCGTCATCCTCGACATGATGATGCCGCAGATGTCCGGCACCGAGGTGTTGGAGCAGATCCGCAAGTACGACACGGACATCGCGGTCATCGTGGCCACGGCGTACCCCACGGTGGACACGGCGGTTGCCTCGCTCAAGGCGCAGGCGTCCGACTACGTGAAGAAGCCGATGGAGCCGGATCAGTTCATCACCGCGGTCCGCAACGCCCTGCAGAAGAAGGGCTTGTCCCAGGACCCGGAGGCGGACCTCCACCGTGCCATTGGCCGCGTCATCCGAGATGCCCGGAAGACGCAGGAGCTGACGCTCAAGCAGTTGGCGCGGCGCACGGGCCTGTCCGTGTCGCTGCTCTCGCAGATCGAGCGCGCCGAGTCCTCGGCCTCCATCTCGTCGCTGTACAAGATCGCCTCCGCGCTCCAGCTGCGCATGGGCGAGCTGTTCGGCGATACCTGAGCGCGGCCTCAGCGGCCTTGGAAGCGAGGGGGGCGTTTCTCCAGAAACGCCGCCTTCCCCTCCCGGGCGTCGTCGCTGTCGAAGGAAGCCTTCCGCAGGGCCCGGGCCCGCCCACGGGCCTCTTCCGACAGCCCCGGCTCGCCCAGCAAGCCCAGCACTTCCTTCATTCCGGACACGGCCAGCGGCGCGTGTGAGGCCAGCGTGCGGCACAGCTCCAGGGCGGCCCCCTCCGCGGCCTCCGCCTCCTGGCATTCGTCCAGCAATCCCCAGCCGAGCGCCGTTTGTCCATCCAGCTTCCGGGCGGTCAGGAAGAGCGCCTTGGCGCGGGCCAGCCCCACCCTCCGGGCCACGCGCGCCATGCCATCCACCGCGTAGACGATGCCCAACCGGGCCGGCGGCATGCAGAAGACAGTCTCCGGCGTGCCGACCCGGAAGTCACAGGCCGAGGCCAAGTCGAACCCCGCCCCAAAGGCAGCCCCCCGCACCAACGCCACGCTGGGCACGGGGTGCCGTTCGAGCCGGGACAGGAATGCCATCA encodes the following:
- a CDS encoding enoyl-CoA hydratase/isomerase family protein; amino-acid sequence: MQPTVEVEDREGGIRVLTIVNPARRNALDDRLLGLLDAALAPPAATRVFLLRGAGGTFCSGYDLTNLGPPTSDGRLPDDALMAFLSRLERHPVPSVALVRGAAFGAGFDLASACDFRVGTPETVFCMPPARLGIVYAVDGMARVARRVGLARAKALFLTARKLDGQTALGWGLLDECQEAEAAEGAALELCRTLASHAPLAVSGMKEVLGLLGEPGLSEEARGRARALRKASFDSDDAREGKAAFLEKRPPRFQGR
- a CDS encoding response regulator translates to MQIRILVVDDEQDNCDYLKLVLTREGYEVITTTDPTQTVDILRGSDFHLVILDMMMPQMSGTEVLEQIRKYDTDIAVIVATAYPTVDTAVASLKAQASDYVKKPMEPDQFITAVRNALQKKGLSQDPEADLHRAIGRVIRDARKTQELTLKQLARRTGLSVSLLSQIERAESSASISSLYKIASALQLRMGELFGDT
- a CDS encoding FHA domain-containing protein, with the protein product MLKLIIEDDEGRKTVVPFVREEITIGRQEGNTIRLTERNVSRRHARLLRQNGHVVVEDLGSSNGTRINGERISGQSAIKDGDLLQIGDYDLALQNEAALAASKAASSASSASSRPTLPAAPALRGSEEPSDPNGSATEAETELETPVQDEASGPSTGPEGRRHSTSIIRMDQVESTRTRKVQELDAAQAPRLVVVSSELKGQEFSCLRTEMRVGRTDDNDIVIDHRSLSRTHAKIVREDNGEWRVIDMQSANGMTINGESYAQATLNGGDIIELGHVKLRFVGPGESSAASGKGFGKVALFIGLGLLVVGGGVFFFLAGPSDIPPAQPIPVTEKPSPPPVKNEPPPAQEEPPPETQTPEQVAAPVEPKPTPVPPPPTPPAGPTAAELAQQKLTALIQEAQQALNAGNLEKAEDTLGKTRKDGKLPPEAQEVASVLDAEKKADKALREGQLALKNKRYDEVDRQLALAQNSTLFAKSREDLATALAKVREAQAKAEPKPLPTVPVKPPPSAPGPSTPSAQEQARAAYSDAVKLFKARQIDSAVIQGKKCVELDSSNGECHMVLGAAYATLKDMTKAAEHYRQFLKLAPDHKQAPKVKKSLEEYESQNPNR